A stretch of the Tolypothrix sp. NIES-4075 genome encodes the following:
- a CDS encoding amidase — MNAIINLSATEIAQAIAKNELSASEVVEAHIQRIEAVNPQLNAVVVSLFEQARAEAKIKDAARQRGDTLGLLHGVPITIKESFDVVGTPTTVGLTELARSKATHNAVMVERLRQAGAIILGKTNVPHMCSMNETDNPVYGRTNNPWNLERAPGGSSGGEAAIIAAGGSPLGLGSDIAGSVRLPAQACGIHGFKPTSRRLTLVGHAPLFAGQQAIIAQPGVMARSVCDLSLAMKILAAPGQEAFDTNIPPVPWCEADIQIEKLRIAFYTDNGILSPSPAIRRVVREAAEALEKRGAIVEEWTPPDLLKASQLYNQLLTADGFATLKRQVGRSKWHPRIKQYYQLAATPKKLLNSVAAISGFFGLDDMANSLGAVGELSVTDYWRVIHERDRFCTQFLTAMNAKQYDAIICPPTALPALTHNSGFFLSDDTNYTNLYNLLGMPAGVVAATRVRAGEESDREPSKSMISRTAYKVEQGSVGLPVGVQIAARHWHEDVVLAVMSALEEHFKAQPDYPAHPPV, encoded by the coding sequence ATGAATGCGATTATCAATTTAAGTGCTACCGAAATCGCTCAAGCGATCGCCAAAAATGAACTCTCCGCAAGCGAGGTTGTTGAAGCGCACATTCAACGCATCGAAGCCGTAAACCCGCAATTAAATGCTGTAGTCGTTTCTTTATTTGAACAAGCACGCGCTGAGGCGAAAATAAAAGATGCAGCTCGTCAACGAGGAGATACACTGGGATTATTGCACGGCGTACCCATCACCATCAAAGAATCGTTTGATGTCGTTGGCACACCCACCACTGTGGGACTTACTGAACTTGCTCGCAGCAAAGCTACACATAATGCCGTCATGGTGGAACGCTTGCGACAAGCTGGGGCGATTATTCTCGGTAAAACCAACGTCCCGCATATGTGTTCGATGAACGAAACCGACAACCCGGTATACGGACGCACCAACAACCCTTGGAACTTAGAACGCGCTCCTGGGGGTAGTAGTGGCGGTGAGGCGGCTATCATCGCCGCTGGTGGTTCACCGCTGGGGTTGGGAAGTGACATTGCTGGTAGTGTCCGTTTACCCGCGCAAGCCTGCGGAATTCACGGATTCAAACCTACATCTAGAAGGCTAACTTTAGTTGGTCATGCGCCATTGTTTGCCGGACAGCAGGCGATAATTGCCCAACCGGGAGTGATGGCGCGTAGCGTTTGTGACCTCAGCCTAGCAATGAAAATTCTTGCCGCACCCGGTCAGGAAGCTTTTGATACTAATATTCCGCCCGTTCCCTGGTGCGAAGCAGACATCCAAATAGAAAAATTACGGATTGCTTTTTACACCGATAATGGTATTCTATCGCCTTCCCCAGCAATTAGGCGGGTGGTGCGAGAAGCAGCCGAAGCATTAGAAAAGCGCGGTGCAATAGTTGAAGAATGGACACCACCAGATTTACTGAAAGCTTCGCAACTATACAACCAGTTGCTCACCGCTGATGGTTTTGCCACACTTAAAAGGCAAGTAGGTAGAAGTAAATGGCATCCGCGAATTAAGCAGTATTATCAACTAGCTGCAACGCCTAAAAAATTACTAAATAGTGTAGCTGCAATTAGTGGATTTTTTGGGCTGGATGATATGGCAAATAGTCTAGGTGCGGTTGGTGAATTATCTGTGACAGACTACTGGCGAGTAATTCATGAACGCGATCGCTTTTGCACTCAATTTCTTACCGCGATGAATGCCAAGCAATACGATGCCATTATCTGTCCGCCTACAGCTTTACCAGCATTGACACATAATAGCGGCTTTTTCCTCAGCGATGATACTAATTATACAAATCTCTACAACCTCTTAGGAATGCCTGCCGGTGTAGTTGCGGCTACTCGCGTCCGTGCGGGTGAAGAAAGCGACAGAGAACCCAGTAAAAGCATGATTTCACGTACAGCTTACAAAGTTGAACAGGGGAGTGTCGGTTTACCCGTTGGTGTGCAAATTGCAGCGCGTCACTGGCATGAAGATGTAGTTTTAGCTGTCATGTCAGCACTAGAAGAACATTTTAAAGCACAACCTGATTATCCTGCTCATCCACCTGTGTGA
- a CDS encoding Clp protease N-terminal domain-containing protein — translation MENRLRLLRTQRNWSQAELAQRLGVSRQTINSIEVGKYDPSLPLAFKIAQLLEFPIQFIFFTEEKSMFEKFTAKATRVIVLAQNEGSRLEYQFVGTEQILIGLIAEGTGIGGKVLKSAGVTLEAAQTEVEKIIGRGNGIKGVEFPFTAKGKQVLQLAVEESRRLGHHYVGTEHLLLGVLQVTDGVAVRVLENLGINLQNLRQEVLQEIVSMGIPVTNINPSGTSSSDDDLSESPADFTSGEINARFCALLFSWVEPRKLGHIIGSKGGFQLPNGDVVAPRISFFSRERLKRVPRTYPELVPDLVVEIKSAFDRLASVQQKIQRFLDLGVKVALLIDPDAQTVAVHYLNSGVRMLADGENLTIPELFPGWELAVSQLWPPVFD, via the coding sequence ATGGAAAACCGTTTACGTCTTCTGAGAACTCAACGCAACTGGTCACAAGCAGAATTAGCGCAACGTTTAGGTGTTAGCCGTCAAACCATTAACTCAATTGAAGTTGGTAAATATGACCCAAGTTTGCCCTTAGCCTTCAAAATTGCCCAACTGTTGGAGTTTCCAATTCAATTTATTTTCTTTACGGAGGAAAAGTCTATGTTTGAAAAATTTACTGCCAAAGCAACGCGGGTGATTGTGCTTGCTCAAAACGAAGGTAGTCGTTTGGAATATCAATTTGTGGGTACAGAACAGATTTTAATTGGACTGATTGCAGAAGGTACTGGCATTGGTGGCAAGGTTCTCAAGTCTGCTGGTGTTACCCTTGAAGCTGCTCAAACAGAGGTAGAAAAAATTATTGGTCGTGGTAATGGAATTAAGGGAGTAGAGTTTCCTTTTACTGCTAAAGGTAAACAAGTCCTGCAATTAGCCGTAGAAGAATCTCGCCGACTAGGTCATCACTATGTAGGTACAGAACATCTTTTGCTGGGGGTGCTACAGGTAACAGATGGAGTAGCCGTGAGGGTGCTGGAAAACTTGGGTATAAATCTGCAAAATCTCAGGCAAGAAGTGCTGCAAGAAATTGTGTCTATGGGCATACCAGTAACAAATATTAATCCTAGTGGAACTTCCAGTAGTGACGATGATTTGAGTGAGTCCCCAGCAGATTTTACCTCTGGCGAAATTAACGCTCGATTTTGTGCGCTGTTGTTTTCCTGGGTAGAACCACGTAAGCTAGGGCATATTATTGGCTCCAAAGGTGGATTTCAGTTACCCAATGGCGATGTAGTTGCGCCGCGTATCTCTTTCTTTTCACGGGAACGGCTGAAGCGAGTTCCTCGAACTTATCCAGAATTAGTACCTGATTTGGTAGTGGAGATTAAATCTGCTTTTGACAGGCTGGCATCTGTGCAACAAAAAATCCAGCGATTTTTAGACTTGGGAGTTAAAGTAGCATTACTGATTGACCCAGATGCTCAGACTGTGGCTGTTCATTATCTTAACAGCGGGGTGAGAATGTTAGCAGATGGCGAGAATCTGACTATCCCAGAGTTATTTCCTGGGTGGGAACTTGCAGTTTCTCAACTTTGGCCTCCTGTGTTTGATTAA
- a CDS encoding Rieske 2Fe-2S domain-containing protein has protein sequence MILPGAPWLIAHKSMLKVNKSKLFTICGQDYVLWKNEKGEISALENICPHMGAKLSDGWVCPETNTIACPFHALEFDSEGKAILPSEKTSKPLAKKLKLFLQGDFIWTYANQEPKLPIPDINENAPSPQAGRGGGITADLSATLP, from the coding sequence ATGATATTACCCGGCGCCCCTTGGTTAATTGCCCACAAATCTATGTTAAAGGTAAATAAATCGAAATTATTTACTATTTGTGGTCAAGATTATGTACTTTGGAAAAATGAAAAAGGTGAAATTTCCGCTTTAGAAAATATCTGCCCTCACATGGGTGCAAAGCTTTCTGATGGTTGGGTTTGCCCCGAAACTAATACAATAGCTTGTCCTTTTCATGCATTAGAATTTGACTCGGAAGGGAAAGCAATTTTACCAAGTGAAAAAACTTCAAAACCTCTCGCAAAAAAACTTAAGTTATTTTTGCAAGGTGATTTTATTTGGACTTACGCAAATCAAGAACCAAAGCTTCCCATTCCAGATATTAACGAGAATGCCCCCTCCCCGCAAGCAGGGAGGGGGGGTGGGATTACTGCGGATCTAAGCGCAACACTGCCATAA
- a CDS encoding sensor histidine kinase has protein sequence MSITANSQLANLLSKNRKSITGIAENTVPTLGSELVYTQDTTGDYLTFYWSAGDRLGINSEAMIGDLNRDEIFAPVEKVAYLQRLGRIVKNLIPERCQCWFSYRQELFELELVISPIMPTLGTPATTVLVMGRLLQTKSNKKAVHLPAPQPTELELALSSHQYQKLISQITRNIRRTLDLDIIWQQTVDSLGKALRLERCIICPYQKDSAKVSIIAEYHKPDFDSMLGLEIDLATEGAFAQALATLEPIVENKPKHRKFGQEKILVVATCHQDQPNALIAVSLRSECSKLTSLELDLAKEVADQLGTAIAHATLYKELEAARQKAEEASRLKTEFLTNVSHEIRTPLNGMIGFQRLILDGMADDVEEQNQFLLEAHKLSLHLLDIIQDILDFAKIEAGKMDLELRSVNLDELLSDVGNSMHMQAEQKNLSFEMQTPDTSDEIIVYGDYLRLKQVIINLVGNAIKFTHEGGITLSADVVRKKVVFQDQQFPGMVRVRVADTGIGVSLDKQDKLFQLFSQVDGSRTRQYGGTGLGLAISQKLVEAMGGEVNFYSLGEGLGSTVTFTVPLYQQPVMVLPNEINIPD, from the coding sequence ATGAGTATTACTGCCAACTCCCAACTTGCGAATCTATTGTCGAAGAATCGGAAATCTATTACAGGTATTGCTGAGAACACAGTACCAACTCTGGGATCGGAGTTGGTGTACACCCAAGACACCACAGGAGATTACCTGACATTTTATTGGAGTGCAGGCGATCGCTTGGGGATAAATTCTGAAGCTATGATAGGCGATCTAAATCGGGATGAAATTTTCGCCCCGGTAGAAAAGGTTGCCTATTTGCAACGTTTAGGGCGAATTGTGAAAAATTTGATACCGGAAAGGTGTCAATGCTGGTTTAGCTATCGTCAGGAATTATTTGAGTTGGAGTTGGTAATCAGCCCAATTATGCCGACCTTAGGCACACCCGCGACAACAGTTTTAGTAATGGGACGATTGCTACAAACAAAAAGCAACAAAAAAGCAGTACATCTGCCAGCACCACAACCAACAGAGTTAGAGTTAGCTTTAAGTTCGCATCAATACCAAAAGCTGATAAGTCAAATTACCAGAAACATCCGGCGGACATTAGATTTAGATATTATTTGGCAACAAACAGTTGACAGTTTAGGAAAAGCACTGCGGTTAGAGCGCTGTATTATTTGTCCCTACCAAAAAGACAGCGCAAAGGTATCGATAATAGCAGAGTATCACAAGCCAGATTTTGACTCAATGCTAGGCTTAGAAATAGATTTAGCAACTGAAGGTGCATTTGCTCAAGCTTTGGCAACCCTAGAACCAATTGTGGAAAATAAGCCCAAGCATAGAAAGTTTGGGCAAGAGAAAATTTTAGTAGTTGCGACTTGCCATCAAGACCAACCGAATGCTTTAATTGCCGTCAGTTTGCGCTCGGAGTGCAGCAAGTTGACTTCATTAGAATTAGACTTGGCAAAAGAAGTAGCAGATCAATTAGGAACAGCGATCGCTCACGCCACATTATATAAAGAATTAGAAGCCGCACGTCAAAAAGCCGAAGAAGCCTCCCGTCTCAAAACCGAATTTCTCACCAATGTATCTCACGAAATTCGCACCCCCCTAAATGGGATGATCGGCTTTCAACGGCTGATTTTGGACGGTATGGCAGATGATGTCGAAGAACAAAACCAATTTTTGCTAGAAGCGCATAAATTATCTCTACACCTACTCGATATCATCCAAGACATCTTAGACTTTGCCAAAATCGAAGCCGGCAAAATGGATCTCGAACTTCGTTCAGTAAATTTGGACGAGTTATTGAGTGATGTGGGAAACTCCATGCACATGCAAGCCGAACAGAAAAACCTCAGCTTCGAGATGCAAACCCCCGATACCTCCGATGAAATTATTGTCTACGGTGACTATCTACGTCTCAAACAAGTAATCATCAATTTGGTTGGCAACGCCATAAAATTCACTCATGAAGGTGGTATAACTCTCAGCGCTGACGTAGTTCGCAAAAAAGTAGTATTTCAAGACCAGCAATTTCCTGGTATGGTGAGAGTGCGTGTAGCAGACACTGGTATTGGCGTTTCTTTAGATAAACAAGACAAATTATTTCAATTATTCTCGCAAGTAGACGGTTCCCGTACTCGCCAATATGGTGGCACAGGTTTAGGACTAGCAATATCTCAAAAGCTAGTAGAAGCAATGGGTGGTGAAGTCAATTTTTACAGCTTGGGCGAAGGACTTGGTTCAACCGTCACATTCACAGTACCTTTATATCAACAGCCAGTTATGGTTTTACCGAATGAAATTAACATCCCAGATTAA
- a CDS encoding Uma2 family endonuclease, with protein sequence MIIAERYYSPEEYLEIEVKSEERHEYINGQIIPMTGGTPNHNQITGNFYAALNFALKRQPFRVFVTDQRLWIPQKRINTYPDVMVVAGELQFQEGRKDTLTNPIMIAEVLSKSTKSYDRDEKFAAYRTITSFQEYLLIDQYTMHVEQYSKTDNNRWIFTEYEDADVTISLASISFEISLADIYDKVDFDTQD encoded by the coding sequence ATGATTATTGCAGAACGCTACTACTCACCGGAAGAATACTTAGAAATAGAGGTAAAGTCTGAAGAACGGCACGAATATATTAATGGTCAAATTATCCCAATGACAGGTGGAACACCGAATCATAACCAAATTACTGGCAATTTCTATGCCGCGCTCAATTTTGCTCTGAAACGTCAACCATTTCGCGTTTTTGTTACAGACCAAAGATTATGGATTCCTCAAAAGCGAATTAATACTTATCCGGATGTAATGGTTGTTGCAGGTGAACTGCAATTTCAAGAAGGAAGAAAAGACACTTTGACAAATCCAATAATGATTGCTGAGGTACTTTCAAAATCTACCAAAAGCTACGATCGAGATGAAAAATTTGCGGCTTATCGAACAATTACCAGCTTTCAAGAATATCTGCTAATTGACCAATATACAATGCACGTTGAACAATACAGCAAAACAGATAATAACCGCTGGATATTTACTGAATACGAAGATGCTGATGTAACTATATCCTTAGCTTCTATTTCCTTTGAAATTTCCCTGGCAGATATTTACGATAAAGTGGACTTCGACACTCAAGATTGA
- a CDS encoding NifU family protein: protein MELTTNNVETVLDELRPYLISDGGNVELVELDGPIVKLRLQGACGSCPSSTMTLRMGIERRLREMIPEIAEVEQVM, encoded by the coding sequence ATGGAACTGACAACTAATAACGTAGAAACAGTCTTGGATGAATTACGCCCATATCTAATCTCTGATGGCGGCAACGTGGAACTCGTAGAACTCGATGGTCCTATTGTCAAGCTGCGACTGCAAGGCGCTTGTGGTTCTTGCCCAAGCTCCACAATGACACTGAGAATGGGTATTGAGCGCCGTCTGCGCGAAATGATTCCAGAAATTGCCGAAGTTGAACAAGTAATGTAA
- the lepA gene encoding translation elongation factor 4, with the protein MTDVPAARIRNFCIIAHIDHGKSTLADRLLQTTGTVEQRQMKEQFLDNMDLERERGITIKLQAARMNYKAKDGQEYVLNLIDTPGHVDFSYEVSRSLVACEGALLVVDASQGVEAQTLANVYLALEHNLEIIPVLNKIDLPGAEPERVVSEIEEIIGLDCSDAILASAKEGIGIDEILESIVERVPPPQNTIDQPLRALIFDSYYDSYRGVIVYFRVMDGTLKKGDRIYLMVSGKEYDIDELGVLSPTQKQVDELHAGEVGYLAASIRAVADARVGDTITLSAKKAAEPLPGYTEAKPMVFCGMFPIDADQFEDLREALEKLRLNDAALHYEPETSSAMGFGFRCGFLGLLHMEIVQERLEREYNLDLIITAPSVVYRVTTNKGEVLYIDNPSRLPAPNDREKIEEPYVQVEMITPETYVGTLMELSQNRRGVFKDMKYLTKGRTTLTYEIPLAEVVTDFFDQMKSRSRGYASMEYHIIGYRENPLVKLDIMINGDPVDSLAMIVHRDKAYGVGRSMAEKLKELIPRHQFKVPIQASIGSKVIASEHIPALRKDVLAKCYGGDISRKKKLLQKQAKGKKRMKSLGTVDVPQEAFMAVLRLDPQ; encoded by the coding sequence ATGACTGACGTTCCCGCAGCTCGCATTCGCAATTTTTGTATTATTGCTCATATCGACCACGGGAAATCTACTCTCGCTGACCGCTTACTGCAAACTACTGGTACGGTGGAACAGCGGCAGATGAAGGAACAGTTTCTCGACAACATGGATTTGGAACGGGAGCGCGGCATTACAATTAAGCTGCAAGCTGCCCGGATGAATTATAAGGCAAAAGACGGTCAGGAGTATGTGCTGAATTTAATTGATACTCCTGGGCATGTGGATTTTTCGTATGAAGTATCGCGCAGTTTGGTGGCTTGTGAAGGCGCACTTTTGGTAGTTGACGCTTCCCAAGGTGTAGAGGCGCAAACTTTGGCGAATGTATATTTAGCACTAGAGCATAATCTAGAAATTATCCCAGTTTTGAATAAAATAGACTTGCCTGGGGCAGAACCAGAGCGGGTAGTTAGCGAAATTGAGGAAATTATCGGTTTAGATTGTAGTGATGCGATTCTGGCTTCTGCGAAAGAGGGAATTGGCATCGATGAAATTTTAGAGTCAATTGTCGAGCGTGTCCCACCCCCACAGAATACGATAGATCAACCTTTAAGGGCGTTGATTTTTGATAGCTACTACGACAGCTATCGAGGAGTGATTGTTTATTTTCGGGTGATGGATGGCACACTGAAAAAAGGCGATCGCATTTATTTGATGGTGTCGGGTAAAGAATACGATATTGATGAGTTAGGTGTACTTTCTCCCACTCAAAAGCAAGTTGATGAACTCCACGCTGGGGAAGTAGGTTATTTAGCCGCATCGATTAGAGCTGTAGCTGATGCACGGGTTGGAGATACAATTACCCTCAGTGCGAAGAAAGCTGCGGAACCTTTGCCCGGTTACACCGAAGCGAAACCGATGGTCTTTTGCGGGATGTTCCCCATCGATGCTGACCAATTTGAAGACTTGCGAGAAGCTTTAGAAAAGCTACGACTCAACGATGCCGCACTGCACTACGAACCAGAAACCTCTAGCGCAATGGGATTTGGCTTTCGTTGCGGGTTCTTGGGGTTGCTGCACATGGAAATTGTTCAGGAACGCTTGGAACGCGAGTATAATTTAGATTTAATTATTACAGCGCCGTCAGTAGTTTACCGAGTAACGACAAATAAGGGTGAAGTGCTGTACATCGATAACCCTAGCCGTTTACCTGCGCCCAACGATCGCGAAAAGATTGAAGAACCTTACGTTCAGGTAGAAATGATTACGCCAGAAACGTATGTAGGTACTTTGATGGAGTTGTCGCAAAATCGGCGCGGTGTCTTCAAAGATATGAAGTATCTTACCAAAGGGCGAACTACACTGACTTACGAGATACCTTTGGCGGAAGTTGTCACCGACTTCTTTGACCAAATGAAATCGCGATCGCGTGGTTACGCAAGTATGGAATATCACATCATCGGTTATCGCGAAAATCCCTTGGTGAAGTTGGATATTATGATTAACGGCGATCCGGTGGATTCTTTGGCAATGATTGTCCACCGAGATAAAGCTTACGGTGTTGGGCGATCGATGGCTGAGAAACTGAAAGAATTGATTCCGCGACACCAATTTAAAGTGCCAATTCAAGCGAGTATCGGTAGTAAGGTTATCGCTAGCGAACATATTCCCGCTTTGCGGAAAGATGTGTTAGCTAAATGTTACGGTGGTGACATCAGCCGAAAGAAGAAACTTTTGCAGAAGCAAGCAAAGGGTAAAAAGCGGATGAAGTCTTTGGGTACAGTGGATGTACCGCAGGAAGCTTTTATGGCAGTGTTGCGCTTAGATCCGCAGTAA
- a CDS encoding helix-turn-helix transcriptional regulator, with protein sequence MPQEKPLVLTEECKVLQLYPRPPILTSLDVGWHGVSFGYMCQPAYEVPEVSTPRWHSIAIFTHGNRIIHADRKLDGRFHRDAVVGGDIIITPVNIGQGAAWEDEGDFIILGIEADVFARAIDEADAKNLELLPHFATPDPLIYQIGLALKGVLENNPTNSRLYAETMINALSVHLMQHYSTRKPILQEYKDGLSKYKFRQIIDYINAHLDEDLSLTELAAIVKMSPHYFSHFFKQSMGISAHQYVIRCRVERAKNLLLQGNVSIAEVAYKVGFANQSHLNRHFKRLLGVTPKQILT encoded by the coding sequence ATGCCCCAAGAAAAGCCTTTAGTCTTAACCGAAGAATGTAAGGTATTGCAGCTTTACCCACGTCCGCCAATTTTAACTAGCTTAGATGTTGGTTGGCATGGGGTATCTTTTGGCTATATGTGTCAACCTGCTTATGAAGTACCGGAAGTTTCTACCCCTCGTTGGCATTCTATCGCGATTTTCACTCATGGAAACCGTATAATTCATGCCGATCGCAAACTAGATGGACGCTTTCACCGTGACGCTGTAGTCGGAGGTGATATAATTATTACTCCGGTCAACATCGGTCAAGGTGCTGCTTGGGAAGATGAAGGCGATTTTATCATTCTCGGTATAGAAGCTGATGTTTTCGCTCGTGCAATTGATGAAGCAGATGCAAAAAATTTGGAATTATTACCGCACTTTGCCACACCCGATCCTCTGATTTACCAAATTGGATTAGCACTTAAAGGTGTGTTAGAAAATAATCCGACAAATAGTCGTCTTTATGCAGAGACGATGATAAATGCTTTGTCAGTTCACTTAATGCAACACTACTCAACACGCAAACCGATTTTACAAGAATATAAAGACGGTTTGTCAAAGTATAAATTTCGGCAAATTATTGATTATATCAACGCACATTTAGATGAGGATTTGAGTTTAACAGAATTGGCGGCTATAGTAAAGATGAGTCCGCATTACTTTTCTCACTTCTTCAAACAATCAATGGGAATCTCCGCGCATCAATATGTAATTCGCTGTCGGGTGGAACGTGCAAAAAATTTACTTTTGCAAGGTAATGTGAGTATTGCAGAAGTTGCTTATAAAGTCGGTTTCGCTAACCAAAGTCATCTGAATCGCCACTTCAAGCGTTTGTTGGGAGTAACACCGAAACAAATATTAACTTAA
- a CDS encoding glycoside hydrolase, whose amino-acid sequence MSQPLYVAFIWHQHQPLYKSPDSGVSVKSSQHYRLPWVRLHGTKDYLDLVLLLERYPKLHQTVNLVPSLILQLEDYIAGTAFDPYLEVSLTPAEQLTTQQREFIIEHFFDANHHNLIDPHPRYAQLYQQKQEQGQDWCLANWQLPDYGDLLAWHNLAWIDPLFWDDPEIASWLKQGKDFTLSDRQRIYSKQRQILSQIIPQHRKMQDAGQLEVTTTPYTHPILPLLADTNSGRVAVPNMTLPQTRFQWAEDIPRHLRKSWDLYQDRFGQEPRGLWPSEQSVSPAILPDIIKQGYKWICSDEAVLGWTIKHFFHRDGAGNVLQPELLYRPYRLETTAGDLAIVFRDHRLSDLIGFTYGAMQPKQAAADLVGHLQAIAKMQKDRPTEQPWLVTIALDGENCWEFYPQDGKPFLEALYQTLSNEPNLKLVTVSEFIEQFPPTAIIPQQQLHSGSWVDGSFTTWIGDPAKNRAWDYLTHARLTLANHPEATEENNPEAWEALYAAEGSDWFWWFGEGHSSNQDAMFDQLFREHLYGIYKALNEPIPSYLKKEVENHTAKTDHRPQSFIHPVIDGKGDEQDWDKAGRIEIGGARGTMHNSSVIQRLWYGVDHLNFYLRVDLKSGTAPGRDLPPELNLLWYYPDKTMHNSPILLADVPDAAPVNYHFHHHLAINLLTQSIQFREAGENYQWLPRFSRAQVALDTCLEVAIPWADLQVPPDYPLRLILVLSDEGRFSNYLPENALIPIEVP is encoded by the coding sequence ATGTCTCAACCCCTTTACGTCGCTTTTATCTGGCACCAACATCAGCCGCTGTACAAATCTCCTGACAGCGGCGTTTCTGTGAAAAGTAGTCAGCATTACCGTCTGCCTTGGGTGCGTTTGCACGGCACTAAAGATTATCTCGATCTGGTGCTACTTTTAGAACGGTATCCTAAGTTACACCAAACGGTGAATTTAGTTCCATCGCTGATATTGCAATTAGAAGATTACATTGCGGGCACTGCTTTTGACCCTTATTTAGAAGTGAGTCTGACACCCGCTGAACAATTGACGACTCAACAGCGGGAATTTATCATCGAACATTTTTTTGATGCCAATCACCACAATTTGATCGATCCGCATCCTCGCTATGCTCAGTTGTATCAGCAAAAGCAGGAACAAGGACAAGATTGGTGTTTAGCAAATTGGCAATTGCCAGATTACGGCGATTTGCTGGCATGGCACAACTTAGCGTGGATCGATCCGCTGTTTTGGGACGATCCGGAAATTGCCTCTTGGCTAAAGCAGGGTAAGGATTTTACTTTAAGCGATCGCCAACGCATTTACTCTAAACAGCGGCAAATCCTCAGCCAAATCATCCCGCAACACCGCAAAATGCAAGACGCGGGGCAATTGGAAGTAACCACCACGCCTTACACTCACCCGATTTTGCCTTTACTTGCCGATACCAACTCCGGACGGGTTGCAGTGCCAAATATGACATTGCCACAAACCCGCTTTCAATGGGCAGAAGACATTCCCAGGCACTTGCGTAAATCGTGGGATTTATATCAAGACCGCTTTGGGCAGGAACCACGCGGATTGTGGCCCTCAGAACAATCAGTCAGTCCGGCGATTCTACCGGATATTATTAAACAAGGATATAAGTGGATTTGCTCAGATGAAGCCGTTTTAGGGTGGACAATAAAACACTTCTTCCACCGTGATGGGGCGGGGAACGTGTTGCAACCAGAGTTACTTTACCGACCGTATCGTTTAGAAACGACCGCTGGTGATTTGGCGATCGTCTTTCGCGACCACAGATTATCAGACTTAATCGGCTTTACCTACGGGGCGATGCAGCCAAAACAAGCCGCTGCTGATTTAGTGGGGCATTTACAGGCGATCGCCAAAATGCAAAAAGACCGCCCAACCGAACAACCTTGGTTAGTTACCATCGCCCTAGACGGCGAAAATTGCTGGGAATTTTATCCTCAAGATGGCAAACCTTTCTTAGAAGCCTTATATCAAACTTTAAGTAACGAACCAAATCTTAAACTCGTTACCGTCTCCGAATTTATCGAACAGTTTCCCCCCACAGCAATTATCCCCCAACAACAACTGCATAGCGGTTCTTGGGTAGATGGCAGCTTCACCACCTGGATCGGCGATCCCGCCAAAAATCGCGCTTGGGATTACCTCACACACGCTAGACTTACCCTCGCCAATCATCCCGAAGCGACTGAAGAAAACAACCCCGAAGCCTGGGAAGCTTTATACGCCGCCGAAGGTTCCGACTGGTTTTGGTGGTTTGGTGAGGGACACTCCTCAAATCAAGATGCCATGTTTGACCAGTTGTTCCGCGAACACTTGTATGGCATTTACAAAGCGTTAAATGAACCTATACCCTCGTATTTGAAAAAAGAAGTAGAAAACCACACAGCAAAGACAGATCATCGCCCACAAAGCTTTATTCATCCAGTAATTGACGGCAAAGGCGATGAACAAGATTGGGACAAAGCCGGACGCATAGAAATCGGCGGGGCGCGGGGGACAATGCATAATAGCAGCGTCATCCAGCGACTTTGGTATGGCGTGGATCACCTGAATTTCTATCTACGGGTGGATTTAAAAAGTGGCACCGCACCAGGGCGAGATTTGCCACCAGAGTTAAATTTGCTTTGGTATTATCCTGATAAAACAATGCACAACAGCCCGATTCTCTTAGCGGATGTGCCGGATGCAGCGCCAGTTAATTATCATTTCCACCATCATTTAGCAATTAATTTGCTGACGCAATCGATTCAGTTTCGCGAAGCTGGGGAAAATTATCAATGGCTTCCCCGTTTCAGTCGCGCTCAAGTAGCTTTAGATACTTGTTTAGAAGTGGCGATACCGTGGGCAGATTTGCAAGTACCACCAGATTATCCCCTGCGCTTGATTTTAGTGCTTTCCGATGAAGGGCGTTTCAGCAACTATTTGCCGGAAAATGCTTTGATTCCGATTGAAGTACCTTAG